The genome window AACAAGAATATAATACTATATAAATAATGGTTATCCGGGTAAGGCGTGAATGTTATCAAGGTCTAACATTTACATTTTTGACATATTATAAATGTTAAAATAGCACGGGGttgccagttttcggactgataattaaaaaatagccagcgtttgcaaagtcattttaaaatagccattattttgctacaacacgaaaagttccagcataatatactggagatcggAGCACCTGTCTATGAACTTCCAAGATATTATGTTAGAACTTCAGCACACtgaaagttccaacataatatactagagattggagcacctgtgtatgaacttcctgcTGGAATTCCAACAATATATTCCAATAGTCTACTACTAGTCCCGACTCGAAGATACAAGTTGAGTTTTATCCGATAAACCAGTGCCTCTTCAATCTTCTCCAATCTTTGaaaaatctttttatttttctcaatCCAAACAGCATATACCACAACAAAAAAATTAGGTTTCAACAATAAGATTACCTAGAAGGAAGAATTCTCAAGTCGTCATTAGCCGAGGTGGGCCAAGAAGCAGAAAAGTGAGTTCGATATGACAGATGTAGGGCTTATGTCATGCTACTTGGGCCTAAAAGTGAAGCATATAGAGGATGAAATTTTTATCTCTCAAGAAAACTATACAAAAAGAGATATTAAAGAAGCTTAACATGATCGATTGCAACCTCATGAACACAACGATGGAGAGTAggacaaaattgtccaagtttgatgaaggagaaaaagTGAATCTTACATTTTTCAAAGGTCTCGtgggaagtttgaggtacttgacttgtaccgggccagatatactctttgcGGTTGGAGTAGTAAATCACTTCATAGAAGCTCCTACCTCCACTCATTTAAAAGTCgctagaagaattcttcgttacATAAAAGATACATTTGATTTTGggctattttattcttcttctaacGTTTTCAACCTTATGGGAtattgtgatagtgattatgcaggagatattgatgatagaaaaaacACAATcgattttgtatttttcttgggtgattctgttatttcttggagttcaaaTAAACAGTCCATAGTTACTCTCTCGACTCATGATGTTGAATATGTTGCAGCAACATCATGTACGTGTCATGCTATTTGGTCGACAATATTGTTGAAGGAACTCAATTTACCACAAATTGaagctacagagatttgtattGACAAAAAATCTGCACAGGCACTCGCGAAAAATCCTGTGTATCATGATCGAAACAAG of Nicotiana tomentosiformis chromosome 7, ASM39032v3, whole genome shotgun sequence contains these proteins:
- the LOC117277455 gene encoding secreted RxLR effector protein 161-like; amino-acid sequence: MESRTKLSKFDEGEKVNLTFFKGLVGSLRYLTCTGPDILFAVGVVNHFIEAPTSTHLKVARRILRYIKDTFDFGLFYSSSNVFNLMGYCDSDYAGDIDDRKNTIDFVFFLGDSVISWSSNKQSIVTLSTHDVEYVAATSCTCHAIWSTILLKELNLPQIEATEICIDKKSAQALAKNPVYHDRNKHIDTRYHFIRECIIKKE